A part of Neochlamydia sp. AcF84 genomic DNA contains:
- a CDS encoding sodium:alanine symporter family protein — MENVDIFLSNFKNAIWSAPLLIFLIGTGAYLTIILKGVQFRYLGYAIKQVFARTRQNSKGDISPFEALMTSLAGAIGTGAIVGVATGLAVGGLGSIFWMWVTAFVGMATKYAESILAVKYRIIDDRGEMMGGPMQYIEKGLGWKWMALLFALLGALAAITTGNLVQVNAITEAIQHLKAVDPFWTGIVLAGITGLVIIGGVKSIGHVAGVLVPIMALFYIIGGLIVITFHFDKIPHAFGLIIKTAFTGQGATGGFVGATLMMAIQSGVSRSVFSNEAGLGISSIAAAAAKTDSPGRQGMITMTGALISTVIVCTVTGLVLAVTQVQGAINDSGEVLNGAAMAFAAFESTLPGGSYIVSIGLILFAFSTVLAWAYYGEKCFEYIFGINSVNVYRILFTLIIIPSAVTKMEVAWYLADITNGLMVIPNLISLIGLSAVVVAENEHFLALVQKERLALQKTFESKQ, encoded by the coding sequence ATGGAAAATGTGGATATTTTTCTGAGTAACTTTAAAAACGCTATCTGGAGTGCACCTCTTCTTATTTTTCTTATCGGCACCGGGGCTTACTTGACTATTATTTTGAAAGGTGTGCAGTTTCGTTATCTCGGTTATGCAATCAAACAAGTATTTGCCCGCACACGCCAAAATTCTAAAGGAGATATTAGCCCTTTTGAAGCTTTAATGACCTCTTTAGCTGGCGCTATTGGAACAGGAGCAATTGTGGGAGTAGCTACAGGTTTAGCTGTCGGCGGCTTAGGCTCAATCTTTTGGATGTGGGTCACAGCGTTTGTAGGAATGGCTACTAAATATGCAGAATCTATATTAGCCGTGAAATATCGGATAATAGATGATCGTGGTGAGATGATGGGTGGCCCCATGCAGTATATAGAGAAAGGTTTGGGTTGGAAATGGATGGCTCTACTGTTTGCTCTTTTAGGAGCTTTAGCAGCTATCACTACTGGCAATCTAGTGCAAGTCAATGCTATTACCGAAGCTATTCAGCATCTTAAAGCGGTGGATCCTTTTTGGACAGGAATTGTGCTAGCGGGCATTACAGGATTAGTCATTATTGGAGGGGTTAAAAGTATTGGACATGTGGCCGGAGTATTAGTCCCTATTATGGCTCTATTTTATATTATCGGCGGGCTTATCGTCATTACTTTTCATTTTGATAAAATACCTCATGCCTTTGGCCTTATCATTAAAACTGCTTTTACAGGACAAGGAGCCACTGGTGGATTTGTAGGAGCTACTCTTATGATGGCTATACAATCAGGAGTCTCGCGTAGCGTGTTCTCCAATGAAGCAGGTTTAGGGATTTCTTCTATAGCAGCGGCGGCGGCCAAAACGGATAGCCCCGGGCGTCAAGGCATGATTACGATGACGGGTGCTTTAATTTCTACAGTCATTGTTTGCACAGTAACGGGCCTTGTATTAGCAGTTACCCAAGTGCAAGGAGCTATAAACGATTCTGGAGAGGTTTTAAATGGGGCTGCGATGGCCTTTGCAGCTTTTGAATCCACCCTCCCTGGCGGCAGTTATATCGTTTCTATTGGCCTTATTTTATTTGCTTTTTCTACCGTGCTGGCTTGGGCCTACTATGGAGAAAAATGCTTTGAATACATTTTTGGCATTAATTCTGTAAATGTTTATCGCATTTTGTTCACTTTGATTATTATTCCCAGTGCTGTAACCAAGATGGAGGTCGCTTGGTATTTAGCAGATATTACGAATGGATTAATGGTCATCCCTAATCTAATTTCCTTGATAGGTCTATCGGCAGTGGTTGTGGCAGAAAATGAACATTTCTTAGCTTTAGTTCAAAAAGAAAGATTAGCTTTACAAAAAACCTTTGAATCAAAGCAATAA
- a CDS encoding sodium:alanine symporter family protein, giving the protein MATPDLELSFLLLHTLDNIYSWIWGAPLLILLIGVGLYLTIALKGLQFRYLPYGLKIAFGRQKDVSGQGDISHFESLMTALAATIGIGNIAGVATAIAIGGLGALFWMWVTALIGMAIKYAEAILAVKYRKMDGRGEMCGGPMYFIEYGLGWKWLSVLFAIFGAIGTFGGGNMLQANSVADVMKNVFHIEPWVTGFIVALLTGATLLGGIKSIGKVAGLLVPFMAIIYIGGAGVILCKYYDRLPTALSHIFQYAFSGQAAFGGFAGSTMLMAIQVGVSRGLMTSEAGLGTASIAAAAAKTDLPGRQALVSMTGCFLATIVMCSATALVLGVTEVFGSLDAEGKLLNGASMTVAAFNQTFSGGAYVVTLGLVLFAFTTLLGWAYYGEKCVEYLLGSKSVPFYRAIFTLVVIPGAILELDVVWKISDICNGLMAFPNLIGLCALSKVVIAESRSFLKVLSHEQEDRA; this is encoded by the coding sequence ATGGCAACCCCAGATTTAGAATTAAGCTTTTTACTCCTGCACACTTTAGATAATATTTACAGCTGGATATGGGGCGCTCCCCTCTTAATCTTATTAATAGGAGTGGGGCTCTACCTTACCATAGCCTTAAAAGGCTTACAATTTCGTTACCTCCCCTATGGCTTAAAAATAGCTTTTGGCCGACAAAAAGATGTATCAGGTCAAGGTGACATTAGCCATTTTGAGTCTTTAATGACGGCGCTAGCAGCTACCATAGGAATAGGAAATATTGCGGGTGTAGCCACAGCTATTGCCATAGGCGGCTTAGGGGCACTTTTCTGGATGTGGGTCACCGCATTGATAGGTATGGCCATTAAATATGCGGAAGCCATTTTAGCTGTTAAATATCGCAAGATGGATGGGCGAGGCGAGATGTGTGGGGGGCCCATGTATTTCATTGAATATGGATTAGGATGGAAGTGGCTTTCGGTATTATTTGCAATCTTTGGAGCCATTGGAACCTTTGGAGGCGGTAATATGCTTCAAGCCAACTCTGTGGCAGATGTAATGAAAAATGTCTTTCACATCGAGCCATGGGTGACTGGCTTCATTGTAGCACTTTTAACAGGGGCTACCCTCTTGGGAGGAATCAAATCGATAGGTAAGGTTGCCGGTTTATTAGTTCCTTTTATGGCCATCATTTATATTGGCGGAGCAGGCGTGATACTGTGTAAATATTATGATCGCTTGCCTACTGCTTTATCACACATTTTTCAGTATGCCTTTTCGGGACAAGCCGCCTTTGGGGGATTTGCAGGTTCGACTATGTTAATGGCTATTCAGGTGGGTGTCAGCCGTGGCCTCATGACTAGCGAAGCAGGATTAGGAACAGCATCGATTGCTGCCGCAGCCGCCAAAACAGATTTACCAGGACGGCAAGCTTTAGTCTCCATGACAGGATGCTTTTTAGCCACCATTGTAATGTGCAGCGCTACGGCGTTGGTGTTAGGTGTCACCGAAGTCTTTGGTAGCTTAGATGCAGAGGGTAAGCTCCTCAACGGAGCTTCGATGACCGTTGCAGCTTTTAACCAAACATTTTCAGGGGGAGCCTATGTAGTGACTCTAGGCCTTGTGCTGTTTGCTTTTACCACTCTCCTAGGATGGGCTTATTATGGAGAAAAATGTGTGGAATATTTACTAGGCTCTAAATCCGTTCCTTTTTATAGGGCTATTTTTACCTTAGTAGTCATTCCTGGCGCCATCTTAGAGCTCGATGTCGTTTGGAAAATCTCTGATATATGCAATGGCTTAATGGCCTTTCCAAACTTAATTGGTCTCTGTGCCCTGTCAAAAGTAGTGATCGCTGAAAGCCGCTCATTTCTTAAAGTGCTTTCCCATGAACAAGAAGATAGGGCTTAA
- a CDS encoding ankyrin repeat domain-containing protein, translated as MVNSPSQFTLHLPLNLSTREGFTNKRIQPINYDKVHFLKQKLIPLMLPFYDIEGSIIQLWKMDDKLVGAVLDREGHLVIVPEKNIINSLNPQEPPAKLITRLTSCSLRKWDVVYDINILCLSIWPHLEAAGRHNYILEGKVAQSQYDKKPCQEVIKDLNERLMRLTEKGALNRYHYTAYRKEAQGIVLLNREGKPLLNPKNGKPYDHIKDVSDQQNGAKKIIRDIKLRLRFDDLTADERKELESILAKTSKILDDSRKFTTKAATPARKQFYQTLQQTRLTNSYNSTHPHSPIPVKGGAEGEIGGVACSMEYIKGLFDSPDALFENTHFFCTPQLPEGEFPFSNEELQQILRELAVGIYVDNAIPFFSLHFKQGTADLFPVIHPAYENTLVGRVISMLDYMMKGYLNGGIYSEEFVDEWYKNPDWDKKSASALEKLISFEEYCKAYLNDGDKNYFAVNGLTHLIKSKRLWDKIHDALFVDEPYEKIFESQEGFKNSFRIIAKQNSYRKEKNLFLIDTDFEVHYTIEPSPAYNEALAKHVRKYGCMPAAYTDLENAYELMSERIHNHMVKMPLCRHYFSMLGIINFFSSYFSTLKKYGKVPILPSCEQSLVHGCPPLFPYLPISVHHTEKLEVNKREVMRQFLKNHEEKLKNYFKNLSELMLLHREEENLEKKFFLDQKVDLLDLLQDIVKQNVFQRANSSLQTFLNQNDLFQPTYKRVASLYFEQTLSDYVEILKNLKNNYYSWNLSDSQIRSRLYLKLFEAIFDLNKISNNSVTLNKVQYDQIHISPQVSKEIKEKSKRVVGGCGMELVTEQIQGSPLANTIVHDNWSKLHELIPETWTKIKSENFQGVAFSLMHEDAPLERIEDYSWMESYLLVPKGSDWKAVEQRQKLEKAIQADQKDEFMKLMATKPPLHKMVDRYKRTLLHIAALARNPFYLDTLLSQTLACELKDVHGYLPIHYAAMAGNVKHLELLLKKNANLLSAASNNGSTALIIAIQHRQLEFIHHLLKRKSVLATLTGGYTELHCALHEGDLPIIHRLLESKSIVNSCINICSAEGGTPLMMACEHNLVEVVSILLEKGADPSIKRQDGVTAIEIAIRNNCLPILKLLFQATQPSSLAIEAAAQEGSSEVIEFVALNTPKFSQYKSCCGDTPLHIALRYGNLSAAQLLINFTEDLNSVNIENETPFSIAASLGAWSIVKQLFKKHASIYPRPLLTSTYNACIKKIFNSIDISSEELDKYTLVAAQAGSYEIISLILKPMGANLEAIEGPNGWKLLHYLAKADGIFLFRSLIYKVKDRMQPLEKEYGKTLAYIAAENGSLRVLHFLIQIVKKNNISLENHYGKKHLFYAAMKSGQQACIELLLESFTTIDLVNIPLDDRNCCASHLAAQTGSQALVQLLVEKGANLSKIDDKNHSPLFYAIRSNSLELVTFLLKHKILISGEDLCEAARKDDERIFDLLMLTKPSQAVLDDALYEAILHHSNKAFFLLRKNFASFNYANPYGWTPTMLAAFRGNKEILEAILHTGFVDKRTTHSDYNALHLACSQGNPHSVQLLLNAGFLNEGHKSGKSNLELACKHPGVVAILNNKTAERDLRVSKFYQTLNNDDVNGLLEIFPQFDSKEIIFSPDNFSNYWGTYLHFILQFSKKNNVRLLISELLKYPVLIHKVSDSNGDTVAHLLAKNNLSLLSIPANELTIKNHKGSTPLHLAAQYCNLVELKTLIQQLKKKDLNREDNEGRTPLFYAIRNNTPTTKENIRILAELGANLEHYDFERITPLIFACKHNKSLAVNALLKYGARPNQIGTLEKVTPLYISLTLEREEIARHLLLKGANPHIIDEKEINIITFPGAKRVLKLLIARQETCNNTSRSSLEPAHLAAYHGQTDILSNLKQLGVSLDTRVELEASENLNDLPNNDSLFQGATPLHLAIFNGQAETARWLLKQQVQVQSKTEHDLDVLSFAAMNKAAKPLLEIFYKYRISKNVESLNQAARIAISQDNIEAVIYLYQHGITPNTLLKPYHTGLHIACMQGALQSTAWLLQNGADPWANGPLNKNAFELAAENGSYTHFRLLIEFARPDLDEANHEGKTLMHLAVAARNFNHIVILILNHASLDIQDDTGLTPLHSAAQKGQVEIVRLLLTCGANQEICNFEGKRPIDLVAEDNDTLRRVFKKYQKLDKKKKKNETLLHRAVRSNYPLAIPLLSRTQYINEQDSEGSSALHLAVRKGQTESVRRLLHSQSPVNIDVDICDKHYRTPLWYACVQKQHFDIARLLIKAGAHALYPDISALNIIQQVEKINFEGKEKLLNLLNNEAKKFLHKIGPLI; from the coding sequence ATGGTTAACTCGCCTTCACAATTTACTTTACATCTTCCTTTAAATCTCTCTACCCGGGAAGGATTTACAAATAAACGTATTCAACCTATCAACTACGATAAGGTGCATTTTCTAAAACAAAAATTAATTCCTCTTATGCTTCCCTTTTACGATATTGAGGGCAGCATCATTCAGCTTTGGAAAATGGATGATAAACTGGTAGGGGCTGTGTTAGATAGAGAAGGCCACTTGGTGATTGTACCTGAAAAAAACATCATTAATTCTTTAAATCCTCAAGAGCCACCGGCTAAGCTTATTACTCGTTTAACAAGCTGTAGCTTGCGTAAGTGGGATGTGGTGTATGATATTAACATATTATGCCTCTCTATCTGGCCCCATCTTGAAGCTGCAGGTAGGCATAATTACATTCTAGAAGGAAAAGTAGCTCAAAGCCAGTATGATAAAAAGCCTTGCCAGGAAGTGATTAAAGATTTGAATGAACGCTTAATGCGTCTGACTGAAAAGGGAGCCTTGAATCGTTATCACTATACAGCTTATCGAAAAGAAGCACAAGGCATAGTACTATTAAACAGAGAAGGAAAACCTCTCCTAAACCCGAAAAACGGTAAGCCTTATGACCATATAAAAGATGTAAGTGATCAGCAGAACGGGGCAAAAAAAATTATAAGAGACATTAAATTACGATTGCGTTTTGATGACCTTACAGCCGATGAGAGAAAAGAGCTCGAGAGTATCTTAGCTAAAACAAGTAAAATTTTAGATGATTCTCGCAAATTTACCACTAAAGCAGCTACTCCAGCCCGTAAACAATTCTATCAAACCTTGCAACAAACGCGACTGACAAATTCTTATAACTCTACCCATCCCCATTCTCCTATCCCTGTTAAAGGTGGAGCAGAAGGAGAGATTGGCGGAGTAGCCTGCAGCATGGAATATATTAAAGGCTTATTCGATTCACCGGACGCTTTATTTGAAAACACTCACTTTTTCTGCACCCCCCAACTCCCTGAAGGAGAATTTCCTTTTTCAAATGAAGAGCTTCAGCAAATTTTGCGAGAGCTAGCTGTAGGGATTTATGTAGATAATGCTATACCTTTTTTCAGCTTGCATTTCAAACAGGGAACAGCTGATCTATTTCCCGTCATTCATCCAGCTTATGAAAATACTCTCGTAGGTCGTGTAATCAGCATGCTAGATTATATGATGAAGGGTTACCTAAATGGGGGCATTTATTCCGAAGAGTTCGTAGATGAATGGTATAAAAATCCAGACTGGGATAAAAAGTCGGCCTCTGCTTTAGAAAAGCTAATAAGCTTTGAAGAATACTGCAAAGCTTATTTAAATGATGGAGATAAAAATTATTTTGCAGTTAATGGCTTAACTCATTTAATTAAAAGTAAAAGATTATGGGATAAAATCCATGATGCTCTTTTTGTAGATGAGCCCTACGAAAAAATTTTTGAAAGCCAGGAGGGATTCAAAAATTCATTTAGAATTATTGCCAAACAAAATAGTTATCGTAAAGAAAAAAACTTATTCTTAATTGATACAGATTTTGAGGTTCACTATACCATAGAGCCTTCTCCAGCCTATAATGAAGCGCTCGCAAAGCATGTGAGAAAATATGGATGTATGCCTGCAGCCTATACCGATTTGGAAAATGCTTATGAACTCATGTCAGAGAGAATTCACAATCATATGGTCAAGATGCCTCTTTGTCGCCATTATTTTTCTATGCTTGGGATCATCAACTTTTTTTCTAGTTATTTTTCCACATTAAAAAAATATGGCAAAGTTCCTATCTTACCATCATGTGAGCAATCTCTTGTGCACGGATGCCCTCCCTTATTTCCTTATCTTCCTATCTCTGTACACCATACAGAGAAGCTTGAAGTTAATAAGCGTGAAGTCATGCGTCAATTTTTGAAAAACCACGAAGAAAAACTAAAAAATTACTTTAAAAACCTTAGCGAGCTAATGCTACTTCATAGAGAAGAAGAAAATTTAGAAAAAAAGTTTTTTTTAGATCAAAAAGTAGACCTCCTTGATCTCTTACAAGACATCGTCAAACAAAATGTTTTCCAACGTGCGAATTCATCGCTTCAAACTTTTTTAAATCAAAATGATCTATTCCAACCTACTTATAAACGAGTAGCTTCTCTTTATTTTGAGCAAACTTTGTCAGACTACGTTGAAATTTTAAAAAATTTAAAAAACAATTATTATTCGTGGAATCTTAGCGACTCACAAATTAGAAGCCGTTTATACCTCAAGCTTTTTGAGGCGATTTTTGATCTAAATAAAATTAGCAATAACTCTGTTACTCTTAATAAAGTTCAATATGATCAAATTCATATTTCACCCCAGGTTAGCAAAGAGATCAAAGAAAAGTCCAAAAGAGTGGTAGGAGGTTGCGGAATGGAGCTAGTCACCGAGCAGATACAAGGTTCTCCCCTGGCCAATACCATTGTCCACGATAACTGGAGCAAATTACATGAATTAATTCCCGAGACATGGACTAAAATAAAAAGCGAAAATTTCCAAGGAGTTGCCTTTAGTTTAATGCATGAAGATGCTCCCCTAGAACGGATTGAAGATTACAGTTGGATGGAATCCTATCTTCTAGTTCCTAAAGGAAGCGACTGGAAAGCGGTAGAGCAAAGGCAAAAGCTTGAAAAAGCTATCCAGGCGGACCAAAAAGATGAATTTATGAAATTAATGGCAACAAAGCCGCCTTTGCATAAAATGGTCGATAGATATAAAAGAACACTTCTCCATATTGCTGCTTTAGCTAGAAATCCTTTTTATTTGGACACTTTATTGAGTCAAACTCTAGCCTGTGAGTTAAAAGATGTGCACGGCTATTTACCTATCCACTATGCTGCTATGGCAGGAAATGTAAAACACTTAGAGTTATTATTAAAAAAGAATGCAAATTTGCTCTCTGCAGCAAGCAATAATGGATCGACTGCTTTAATTATCGCTATTCAACATCGACAGCTAGAGTTCATACATCATTTATTAAAACGGAAATCTGTCTTAGCTACTCTCACTGGCGGATATACAGAATTGCATTGCGCCTTACATGAGGGAGACCTTCCAATTATTCACAGGCTATTGGAAAGTAAATCTATCGTCAATTCTTGCATAAACATTTGCTCTGCTGAAGGAGGAACTCCCCTGATGATGGCTTGCGAGCATAATTTAGTGGAAGTAGTAAGCATTTTACTTGAAAAAGGAGCTGATCCATCTATCAAGCGCCAAGATGGCGTTACAGCTATAGAAATTGCTATAAGAAATAATTGCCTTCCTATCCTTAAATTACTTTTTCAAGCCACCCAACCCTCTTCTCTTGCCATTGAAGCAGCCGCGCAAGAAGGATCCTCTGAAGTTATAGAGTTTGTAGCACTTAATACTCCTAAATTTAGCCAATATAAAAGCTGCTGTGGCGATACTCCCTTACATATTGCACTTCGTTATGGCAATCTTTCTGCAGCACAGCTCTTAATCAATTTTACAGAAGATTTAAATAGCGTTAATATAGAAAATGAAACACCTTTTAGCATAGCTGCTTCCCTAGGAGCTTGGTCTATTGTCAAACAACTTTTCAAAAAACATGCCTCCATCTACCCACGGCCCTTATTAACAAGTACCTATAACGCCTGCATCAAAAAAATATTTAATTCTATAGATATATCTTCTGAGGAGCTGGATAAGTATACATTAGTAGCCGCGCAGGCAGGAAGCTATGAGATTATTTCACTCATTCTTAAACCTATGGGAGCAAATTTAGAAGCCATCGAGGGACCTAACGGATGGAAGCTGTTACATTATCTTGCAAAGGCTGATGGTATCTTTCTTTTTAGAAGTTTGATTTATAAGGTAAAAGATAGAATGCAACCGTTAGAAAAAGAATATGGTAAAACACTTGCTTATATTGCTGCAGAAAATGGAAGTTTACGTGTATTGCATTTCCTTATTCAAATAGTAAAGAAAAACAATATTTCTTTAGAGAATCATTATGGAAAAAAACACCTTTTCTATGCAGCTATGAAATCAGGGCAGCAGGCTTGCATTGAACTGCTGTTGGAGAGCTTTACAACCATCGATTTAGTCAACATTCCTCTTGATGATCGTAATTGCTGCGCTTCTCATTTAGCTGCCCAAACAGGTTCACAGGCATTAGTACAGCTATTGGTAGAAAAAGGTGCCAACCTTTCAAAAATAGACGATAAGAACCATTCTCCCTTATTTTATGCTATTCGATCCAATAGCTTAGAATTGGTCACATTCCTACTCAAGCACAAAATCCTTATAAGTGGAGAGGATTTATGTGAAGCTGCACGAAAAGATGATGAAAGGATTTTTGATTTATTAATGCTTACCAAGCCTTCACAAGCTGTTTTAGACGATGCTTTATATGAGGCCATTCTTCACCATTCTAATAAGGCTTTTTTTCTCTTACGCAAGAATTTTGCCTCCTTCAACTATGCTAACCCCTATGGATGGACTCCTACAATGCTAGCTGCATTCCGAGGAAATAAGGAAATTCTTGAAGCCATCTTACATACAGGCTTTGTAGATAAAAGAACTACTCATTCTGATTATAATGCTTTGCATCTAGCGTGTTCACAGGGAAATCCCCACAGTGTTCAACTTCTTCTAAATGCGGGATTCCTGAATGAAGGCCACAAATCTGGTAAATCTAATCTAGAGCTTGCTTGCAAGCATCCAGGTGTAGTTGCTATTTTAAACAATAAGACAGCCGAAAGAGATTTAAGGGTTAGTAAGTTTTATCAAACGTTGAATAATGATGATGTCAATGGTTTACTAGAAATTTTCCCTCAGTTTGATTCTAAGGAGATAATCTTCTCGCCTGATAACTTTTCTAATTATTGGGGAACTTATCTACATTTTATTCTTCAATTTTCTAAAAAGAATAATGTTCGCTTGCTTATAAGCGAATTATTAAAATATCCCGTTCTTATACATAAAGTAAGTGATAGTAATGGAGATACAGTCGCCCACCTGCTTGCCAAAAACAATCTATCTCTTTTGAGCATTCCTGCTAATGAATTAACTATAAAAAACCATAAAGGAAGCACCCCTCTCCATTTAGCAGCGCAATACTGCAATCTTGTAGAGTTAAAAACACTCATTCAACAGCTTAAAAAGAAAGATTTAAATAGAGAAGATAATGAGGGGCGTACCCCCCTCTTTTATGCTATACGGAACAATACTCCAACTACTAAAGAAAACATTCGCATACTTGCTGAACTCGGAGCCAATCTTGAACATTATGACTTTGAGCGGATAACACCTCTAATTTTTGCATGCAAGCATAATAAATCCCTTGCCGTTAATGCTCTCTTAAAATATGGAGCTCGTCCCAATCAAATAGGAACGTTAGAAAAGGTAACGCCTTTATATATCTCTTTGACTTTAGAAAGAGAGGAAATTGCTCGCCATCTGCTTCTCAAGGGGGCTAATCCTCATATTATAGATGAAAAGGAAATTAACATTATTACTTTTCCAGGAGCAAAGCGAGTGCTCAAGCTATTGATAGCACGTCAAGAGACATGTAATAACACCTCTCGCTCAAGCCTAGAACCTGCCCATCTTGCAGCTTATCATGGCCAAACAGATATTTTATCCAACTTAAAACAATTAGGGGTTTCTTTAGATACTCGTGTAGAATTAGAAGCATCAGAAAATTTAAATGATTTACCTAATAATGACAGCCTTTTTCAAGGAGCCACTCCCCTTCATTTGGCCATCTTTAATGGCCAAGCAGAAACTGCCAGATGGCTACTAAAACAGCAAGTTCAAGTCCAATCAAAAACTGAGCACGACTTAGATGTTTTATCATTTGCTGCTATGAACAAAGCTGCCAAGCCGCTCTTAGAGATATTCTATAAATATCGTATTTCAAAAAATGTTGAAAGCCTCAATCAAGCTGCTCGAATAGCAATTTCTCAGGATAATATTGAGGCCGTCATTTATCTCTATCAGCATGGTATCACCCCTAATACTTTATTAAAGCCCTATCATACAGGCTTGCATATTGCTTGTATGCAAGGAGCCTTGCAAAGCACAGCATGGCTCTTACAGAATGGTGCGGATCCATGGGCAAATGGCCCTTTAAACAAAAATGCTTTTGAATTAGCGGCAGAAAATGGCTCTTATACACACTTTCGACTTTTGATTGAATTTGCACGGCCGGATTTAGATGAAGCTAATCACGAAGGTAAAACATTGATGCATTTAGCTGTCGCAGCTAGAAACTTCAACCATATTGTAATTTTAATTTTAAATCATGCCAGCTTAGACATCCAAGATGATACCGGATTAACTCCCTTACATAGTGCAGCTCAAAAAGGTCAAGTAGAAATTGTTCGCTTACTATTAACTTGCGGCGCGAATCAAGAGATTTGTAATTTTGAAGGCAAACGTCCTATTGATTTGGTTGCCGAAGATAACGATACCTTACGTCGTGTCTTCAAAAAATATCAAAAGTTGGATAAAAAAAAGAAGAAAAATGAAACGCTTTTACATCGAGCCGTAAGAAGTAATTACCCGCTAGCTATTCCTCTCTTATCTCGTACGCAATATATCAACGAACAAGACAGTGAAGGCAGTTCTGCTTTACATTTAGCTGTAAGAAAAGGACAAACAGAATCTGTGCGCCGCCTTTTGCACTCTCAATCACCTGTTAATATTGATGTGGATATTTGTGATAAACACTACCGTACGCCTTTATGGTATGCCTGTGTGCAAAAACAACATTTTGATATCGCCAGATTACTCATTAAGGCAGGAGCTCATGCATTATATCCAGATATTTCGGCATTAAATATTATTCAACAGGTAGAGAAAATAAACTTTGAGGGAAAGGAAAAACTTTTAAATCTATTAAATAATGAGGCCAAAAAATTCCTTCATAAAATAGGACCTCTAATATAA
- a CDS encoding 3-deoxy-7-phosphoheptulonate synthase encodes MLHYKPLPSPRELKTLYPLDAEAILFIEKARKEISNILEGKDQRHLIIVGPCSIHDIKSIREYALKLKPLMHEVADQFLLVMRTYFEKPRTVVGWKGFLHDPELNNSYNIEQGLKLTRQLLIDLTRLKIPTAAEFLEPHSCAYLDDLIAWGCIGARTSASQIHRQMASGLPMPVAFKNSVEGNVEIAIHGVISAAQPHSYMGINQDGQISVVHTQGNSKGHIVLRGSDSGTNFDHASLAQVIKSLAKFNLPLSFLIDCSHGNSKRLHEQQRQVFHSVIDQITEGNASIRGLMLESHLHAGNQPMLENPQLLRYAVSLTDPCISWEATAALIREAYNKMRDALPIENNSTQTLYSAGCSFQKSR; translated from the coding sequence ATGCTTCATTATAAACCACTTCCGTCACCGAGGGAGTTAAAAACCTTATATCCTTTAGATGCTGAGGCTATCCTATTTATAGAAAAGGCACGAAAAGAAATCTCTAATATTTTGGAAGGAAAAGATCAAAGGCATCTGATCATTGTGGGACCTTGTTCTATTCATGATATAAAATCTATACGAGAATATGCTCTTAAATTAAAACCTTTAATGCATGAAGTTGCCGATCAATTTTTACTTGTCATGCGCACCTATTTTGAAAAACCTCGTACCGTCGTAGGCTGGAAAGGTTTTTTGCATGATCCTGAACTTAACAATAGCTATAATATCGAACAGGGCCTTAAATTAACAAGGCAACTTTTAATAGATCTTACCCGTTTAAAAATTCCCACGGCTGCAGAATTTCTTGAGCCTCATTCTTGTGCTTATCTTGATGATCTAATTGCATGGGGATGCATTGGAGCGCGCACTTCAGCTTCTCAGATACATCGCCAAATGGCTTCTGGCTTGCCTATGCCAGTAGCTTTTAAAAATAGTGTAGAAGGAAATGTGGAAATTGCTATTCATGGCGTTATTTCTGCTGCCCAACCCCACTCTTATATGGGAATAAATCAGGATGGCCAAATCTCTGTTGTGCATACGCAAGGTAACTCTAAAGGGCATATAGTTTTAAGAGGAAGTGATTCGGGTACCAATTTTGACCATGCCTCTCTTGCGCAAGTTATAAAATCTTTGGCAAAATTTAATTTACCTTTGAGTTTTCTTATCGATTGCTCACATGGTAATTCTAAGCGTCTGCATGAGCAACAGCGCCAGGTGTTTCATTCAGTCATTGATCAAATTACCGAGGGCAATGCTTCCATCCGTGGTCTAATGTTAGAAAGCCATCTACATGCAGGTAATCAGCCCATGCTGGAGAACCCCCAGCTTCTACGTTATGCTGTTTCTCTTACAGATCCCTGTATAAGCTGGGAGGCGACCGCTGCACTTATTCGTGAGGCTTATAATAAAATGCGCGATGCGCTTCCTATTGAGAACAACTCTACTCAGACCTTGTATTCTGCAGGCTGTAGTTTCCAAAAAAGCAGGTAA